The sequence below is a genomic window from Rhizobium sp. NXC14.
AAATTGCGTTTATCGGCGATGCCGACTTTGGCCAGCAGCGCTTCAGCTTCGTCGATGCATTCGGCGCGTGAACGGCGCTGAACATGGATCGGTGGCTCGATAAGGTTTTCGAGGACCGTCTTGTGAGACCAGAGATTGAAACTCTGGAACACCATTCCGAGCCGAGAGCGGATACGATCGACCTGCTTTCGATCCGCCGGGCGGTGCACACCGCCGGCGTTGCGCTGCATCGAGATCGTTTCGCCGGCGACAGTCACTTCACCCGAATCCGGCGTTTCCAGCAGATTAATGCAACGCAGGAACGTCGATTTCCCGGAACCCGACGAGCCGACAATGGAAACGACATCGCCTTCCAGGGCATCAAGCGAGATGCCCCTGATGACCTGGAGAGGTCCGAAGCTCTTGTGCATGTCGCGCACGCTGAGTGCGATCTGTGTGGCCGTCATCGATGCTCTCCTGCAGGGGTCGCTATGGTGCTGCTCTCTCGGCTGACGGGAACGGGAGCGCGCAAATGCGGGCTAAGCCTGTACTCGGCGAATTGAATGAGACGCGTCAGCAAGAAATTGAGGGCGAGGTAGATGGCCCCGGAGACGACGAAGACCTCGATTGCCCGGTAGGTCTCGGAGATGATCTTGGCGGCGACTCCGGTTACCTCCATCAGCGTAATGATCGAGGCAAGTGACGTCGCCTTGACCATCGATATCATCTCGTTGCCGTATCCGGGCAATGCCTGCCGGATTGCCAGCGGCAGGACGATCCGGCGAAACAACAGGAAGCGATGCATGCCGCAAGCGCGGGCAGCCTCAACTTGCCCGTGCGGTACCGAGAGCAGGCCGCCGCGAATGATCTCGCTGGCGTAGGCGGCTGTATTCAAGGTCAGCGCCAGCACCGCGCACCAGTAAGGATCGCGGAGAAACGGCCAGAAGACGCTGTGCCGCACGGCTGGAAACTGGCCGAGACCGTAATAGATAAGAAATATCTGCACCAACAGGGGCGTGCCGCGGAAGATGAAGACATAGAGCCGCGCGAACCAATCGAGCGCGGCAACGCCGGAGAGGCGGGCAAGCGCCAGCAACAGGGCCAGAATGGCACCAAGGCAGATCGATGTCACGGAAAGCTCGATCGTCAGCGGAATTGCGGCGACCAGGCTCACAAATGTTTCGTTGAGAAACTGCCAATCCATCATCCGCTCCTCCCCACGCCGCGCGACAGGCGCCGCTCCGCCTGCTGGAGAAGGATGCTCGAAACTGTCGAGATCATCAGATAGATCGCGCCGGCCATCAGGTAGAAATCGAATGGCAGCCCGGTCGATCCAGCGCCGACCTGCGCCTGGCGCAGGAGTTCGGCAACACCGGTGATCGATACCAGTGCCGACTCCTTCAGGACGACCTGCCAGACGTTACCGAGACCGGGAAGCGCGTGACGCAGGGTCAGCGGCGCAACGATCCGCCGCAGGCGAAGCCAGCGCGGCATGCCGCAGGCAATAGCCGCCTCGATCTCACCCGGATGGACCGCCCTGAATCCACCTCGCAGCACTTCCGTGAACTGAGCGCCGGAGGTGACGCCCACGGCGAGGGAGCCGGCAAGAAAGCCCGGAAAGCCGAGGAAACCTTCGGCGCCGAAAAGCCGGCCGACCGCCGTAACCACGGCGCTGCCGCCGAAATAGAAGAGGTAGATGACCAGCAGATCGGGAATGCCCCGCAGCACCGTCGTATAAGCATCGGCGGCCGCGCGAGCAAAACCGTTGCCGGCAATCTTGGCCCATGCCCCAAGGGTCCCGATGCAGGCGCCGACGGCATAGCCGGCGATTGCAACAAGGATGGTCATCCAGGCTCCGGCCAGAAGAGCATGGCCCCAGCCATCCGCACCGAAGCCGGCAAGCTCAAAAAAACCAGGCTGGCTCATAATGCTGCTCCGGAAGAGCATGTTTTTGCAGCAACTGACATTGTCATAGCCTCTGCTGAGCATGATGCGCCGAAAAGGCGCTTAGGGAGCGTCAAAGGTCGGTGTCAGGTTGATCTTGCTCCATTTTTCCGAGAGCTGCCTGATCGTGCCATCCTTGGCGGCTTGCCTGATTGCGTCATCAAATTTGGCCTTCAGATCGGTCTCGCCCTTGCGCATGCCGAGTGCGACTTCGGTAGCCAACATCGCGCCTTTCACCAGCGGGCCGGACATCATCAGATCGTCATTGCCGGGCTTGCCGAGCACGGAGGTTTCATAAACGCCGCTATCGAAACCTGCATCGATGCGCCCGGCCTTCAGATCGAGATCGCGCTCGCCGGAATTCTTGTAGGCGCGCACTGTTACGTCGGATCCGAAATAGGCGTTGATCAACTGCTCCTGGCTGGTCGACTGGACCACGCCGACCGTCTTGCCTTTGAGGGCTTCGCCGATCGCGGCCATCACCGGATCTGCCTTGGACTTGTCGTTCAAATTCAGCCGCTCGCCGGCCATCGGCAGAGGGGACACCGGCCCGTCCTTCAGAAGCAGGAAGCTCGCGACCCCGCTCGCGTAGGGCACGGTGAAATCGACCACCTGCTTCCGCTTCTCGTTAATGCCGAGAGTCATCACCAGATCGAATTTTCCAGCATTGAGGCTGGGGATCATCGCATTCCAATCGCCTGCGATGAGTTCGCAGTCGGCTTTGGCGCGTTTGCACAGGTCATTGATGAGGTCGACGTCGAAGCCGGCCAGCTTGCCGCTGGAATCCATGAGGTTCCAGGGCGGGAAAGCCCCTTCGATGCCGACCTTGACATGCGTCCAGTCCTTGGCGCCGGCAGCGAATGAAGTCAGGAAGGCAATGGCGCCGAACAAAACGGCAGGCAATTTTCTATTTTTCATTTTCTGTTCCCCTTTCGGCGGCCAAATGGCCACCTGTCAGTTCTGCTATGGCTGCGTCAGTCCTCCAGGGCCGCACGCAAAGCCGCATTGGCTTCCCTCAGTCCATGGATCAGGCGATTTCTAGTCTGGCGCGCATGAACAGCGTAGAAAGGTATGTCTGGCGATCCGACGGGCTGCGCGGCCAGCGCCCGCAGCCCCTCAAGTGACGGCCAGGCGGGGTGCGGGAGGGCGGAATCATGGTGAAAGCGGTCGCCGCTCGTATAATTCAGCGGCACGAGATGGCGGCCGGCGCGCATCAGCGATGCGTTGACGCGCGCCGTCTTTGCAGAAGACGGGTCCTTCATCTCCATGACCGCCTTCGCGCTGATGCCCAACTCGTCAATTGCATTTGCGAGGGCCGAGATGTCGATACGGCCGGAAAGCTCAGCATGCAGTCGCGAAACCTCTTGGCTGAGAGCGTGTGCGTAGACGGAATAGTCAAGTGGCAGGACGGGCGAGGTCAGCAGGCGCCAAAGTGTTTCCAGCACGATTCGCGTATCCCGGCTCAGATTGTCGGGATCGATGTGCTCTGCCGTGTCGTGCGGCGTGTGCCACCACCAACCGAGCGCCCTCAGCGTCTTGACGGGGCCTGGCGGCTGATGACTGAGGCTGCCGAACATCGAGGGGATGCCGACACCCCAGAATGAATGATCCGCCGCTCTGCCATGCCGCCTGCCCGCATGCCTTTGTCCGGTGACGTCCTCGATCACCTCAAGAGCCAGCGGCTTCAACTCGTCGATGACACCGGAATTGGTGAGGACGGTTGCGCCCTCGCCGCCCGTGGAGTCGACATTGACATGCACGGCGCAGCGGCGATCGAGCTCGTCGAAAAATTCATCCGCATACCAGGCCGAGCCGGAATAGCGACCGTGCGAATGGCCTGACCAGAAGCAGATGCGCAGGCCGCGTCGCCAATCACCCGCATGAAGGGCAAGCAAGCGTGCCGCCTCAAGCATGGACGCGTTCGCGCCGCCATTGTCCATGACGCCGAAATGCCAGGTGTCATGATGGCCCGAAAACAGTACGAACGGTTTGTCCTCGCCTGCCGGCTGAAGCTCTGCAACAAGCAGCGGCGTCCTGCGCCAGCCGGTGTCGACCTCTGCCGTGAGCGTCGCACGGACCTTCTGGCCGCGCGCGAGCCTGTCGCGAAGGCGCACTCCATCTTCCCGCGCGATGGTGCAGATCACGGTTTTCGGCAGATGGGCGCGCGTGTGTTGCGACGGGCTGCCCCAGACCGGCGACACGCACATTTCGTAGAGATTCTCATTCGGGCTGACATGGATTTCGCCGAGGGCGCCGGCCGCGCTCGCCAACGCGGCGACTTCCTCCGTCGCAATCCCGTCGACCAGGACGATCTTGCCGGCCAAGTCCTTGCCGACGAAATCGGCTTCCTTGCCGTCGCCGACATATTCAAGGTCTCCGCTGATGCCCGCTGCAGCCGTCGAAACCGACATCGAATGGGTAATGCAACGGAGGTCTTCGCCTTCGACCCCGACCTTCGCCGGGCCGGGCAGGCTGATGAATGCATCATGTGACAGCAGCTGCGTTCCGTATCCGTAGCTCTCCATCTGCGCCTGAAGATAATGAAAGCTCTCGAGCTCCTCCGGCGCTCCGGACAATTTCACCCGACGGGCAAACTCGCGGATATGCGCCATCAGGCGTTCACGGTCGGGCAGCAGGTCGGGGTTAGGCATCAGCCTTCTCCGGCAATGGCGGCTTAACGTCATCAGGTATCGGATTGACGAAAGGCGTACGCTCCAGACGCGCCCTGTGATCGGCCTTGGCAGCTTCAATCAATGCGGGGTTACCGATGAGATCGGCGGCCGTGCTCGCCATTACCTTGGCGGCGTGTTCGGTTCCCTTGTGGGCAGCCGGCAGTTTCCCTTGCGCAACCAGTTGCCAAGAGTGTCCGGGCGTACCGACAGCGTAGGTAGCCCCTCGCATCTGCACGGTCGGCACCACCCAGCTGACCGTCCCGACATCGGTGGAGCCGACCAGAGTGCCGTCACCGGCATTCAACGGAAAAATCTCCTCACAGAGCGGCTGGTCGTCGTTCGGTTTCAGCCCGAAACGACCATAGGACGCGGCGATATCCTCTGCGTTGAAGGTCTGCTGGAACTTGCGGGCCGTTTCTCGGTCGGCATCATCAAACACTGGTGGGCCAAGCCGCTGCAGATGGGCGAACATGCACTCCTCGAGTGGTGTATTGCCAACGAGATTGGCATCCCCGCTGACAATTTCACTCCGGACCGTCGTCTCGGTCATCAGGGCAGCACCTTCGGCAACTTTCTTGACGCGGGCAACCAGAGACAGGAGTTCCGGCAAGGTCCGAGCACGGACGAGATAGCGTACCGTCGCGCGTGCCTGCACGACGTTAGGCGCTCCACCGCCCGCGTCAGTGATGGCATAGTGGATACGCGCAGTGGAAGGCATGTGCTCGCGCATATAATTGACGCCTACATTCATCAGTTCCACTGCATCGAGAGCGCTGCGGCCGAGATGCGGCGTCGCGGAAGCATGCGACGCCCGCCCCGAAAAATGGAAGTTGATCTCATTGCAGGCGAGCGAGATGGGATTGTTGACCCCGGCAAAGGCTGCCGGATGCCAGGAGATCGCGATATCCACGTCGTCGAAAACGCCGGCGCGCACCATGAAACCCTTCGAAGAGCCGCCTTCCTCCGCGGGGCAGCCATAATAGCGCACCCTTCCCATCAAGCCGCTTCCGGCAAGGAAATCCTTGATCGCAGCGGCAGCGAGCATGGATCCGGCGCCCAGCATATTATGGCCGCAGCCGTGACCATTGCCCCCGTCGACCAAGGGCCGCTGCTCGGCAATACCGGCCTCCTGGCTCAATCCCGGCAGCGCATCGAACTCGCCAAGGATTGCGATGACCGGGCCACCCTCGCCCGCCTCTCCCATAACCGCCGTCGGCAACCCGGCAATGCCGCGCTCGACACGAAAGCCCTCTCTTTCCAGCATGCGGGCGTGCTCTTCGGCAGATTGATGTTCGAGGTAATTGGTCTCGGGAATATCCCAGATGCGGTCACTCAACTCGAAGAACGCCGCGCGCTTTCTCTCGACGATTTCCCAGACCGCATCGGAGTTCTGCATGGATTTACAACCCGCCTCATATAATGGTAATCAAATTGGCGCCAATTTTATGCTCCAATTAAATCGGGCACGCAAGTCATGAGCTGGAATATTTTTCGACGCTGTCAATCGGCCTCGTTGTTGGCCGGGGGAGAGCTATGATAGTCATCGCCGAAATCGGGCTGGGGAGAATTGCATGAATTCGCTGGAAAGCGGAGCGACGGCGCAAGCACAAGAGCCGCAAACCTCCGATGTGACCGAACTCATTCTCCAGGATATCCTTGCCGGCCGTCTCCCGCCCGGAACCTGGCTGAAGCAGATCGATCTCGAAAGGCGGTATAACTGTACGCGACCCGAGGTCCGCAGAGCTCTCGACAGATTGGTGCAGAAGCGACTGGTGGAGCATGTCCCCAATCGTGGTTACCACGTCCATGAGCAAGACGGGCGCCGTGCCCGGGAGGTCAGCGACATTCGCGTCATCCTCGAAGTCGCCGTCAGCGACCGCATCGTCGCGAATGCGAGCGAGGCAGATATTGCGAAGTTGCGGGTTCTGGCTTCACGCTTCGACGATCTGGTGCTGAACGGCACCACGCTCGAACTTTACGAAGCCAATCTCGCCTTCCACCGCCATCTGCTTGCTCTCGCAGGCAACCAGGAACTCGTGGAGCTGATCACGGAAATTCGCCAGCGGACATCCTCCGCGCCGGTGTCGCAGTGGCGAACGCGCGCCCGCATCGAGCAATCCGGCCGCGAACATCAGCAGATGGTCGATGCGATAGAGCGACGCGATACCGATGGTCTGATGGAGCTGACGCGCAGGCACATTCTTCAAGCCTGATCGGCCTCGATGGCGCCGTTAGCTGATGCTGAAACTTGGACATAACCGGAAATGGCTGAAGGGTGCATTTATGCCATCTCTGGCGGCGGCCTTGCGCCCTGATGCAATGGCGCCCCGTGGAGTTTTGACGCCGTGCCATCCCAGGCATCCGCAGCCAGTGGATATCCCCATATCACGCGCCCCGTATCGACAGCCGTCCTCCATCCGCAAGCTCATCCGCGCGTTCGTTGCCTGATATGCCGGAATGGCCCTTGCACCAGGCAATGGTTACGAGGGCGTTCCGGGATAGCTGAAGATCGACCGCTTTCCAGAGTTCCGCATTAGCGATCGCCCGGCTGCGGGCGTTCCCATTCGGATTGTTTTTCTTCCAGCCGTTATTCTTCCAAATGTGCCGCCTGTCGTTGCAGCCTTTGACGGCATAGATCGAATCCGACCAGATGGTCGCGGCTTCGCCCGTTGCTTCGCTATTGATCCACATGACTGCCTGCAAGACGGCGGTCAATTCCATCGAATTATTGGCGGAATCACGCACACCGCCGAAGCTGGACGCGATTTCCACAGAATCGCGATAGGCGACAAAGGCCCAGCCTCCGTGCCCGGAACCGGGGTCATAACAACCATCCACGAAGACGTGGAGACCGTGTTGGGCTGTCGGGGCCGTCGTTATGGGGGAGCTTAGCTCCTTGCAAATGCCTGCCATTTTCGCCTTCGCTGCGCCCCCCGCACTGACCTGCGCGATTTGCGACGGCCATCCGAAGCCGACATTGGAATTGCACGTCCCCTCGTGTCAACCATTGACGACGCTGACACCGAAAGCGCCTACTGCCGATGGGAACTGCGAGGGGCAGCGCCATGGGCAATCCGTCCTGCAGGCCGGCCCCGCCCATGTTACGCCACTGAGCCATGCCCGGTATCGGTTTGCTTTCTGCGGGACGTCCCATGAGCTTCTCATACCAGATGAGCGCCTCGTCGAAGTTCTACTTACCTAACGGAAGATTACCCACATCTTCTGGCTAAAATCTCGAAAATGCGCTAGGAATTCATCCAAGCTTATTAAGAGAAACACGTTAAGAGACAAGGTACGGCGGATGGACGCCACCTTTGACCGATCGACACTTTCTCATTCCCGGACGACGCCGTGAAACGCCGAAATCTGTCTCTTGCTCTTATGCTTGCGCTGGCATCACCGGCCGCCGCACAGACCAGCGCTATTTGCAACGACTTGCGCGGTCGCCTTGCCGACCTGCCACGATCGATCGGTAGCAATAACGGGCCGGAAGCGCGCCAATATGCAAATGCCATGGCCGAGCAGAACCTCGAGCTGCGCAAGGTCCGCAACGATCTGCGCAATAACGGATGCACTTCCGGCAGCATGGTCGTGATTGGCAGTGACAACGCCGATTTTTGCGCCGAACTCTCTGACGCCGAAGCCCGGATGATCGACAATATCCGTTATCTCCAGGAGCGCCGCGACGAGCTGCGCAACCAGGGCGACGGCACTGACGACGCGCGCCGAGAATTGACGGCGGCACTCGAACGCAACGGCTGCAACAGCGACAATTTCTATGCCCCGACCGAGCGTAGCGCAGACGACCCCGCCCCGAGTGTCGAGGAACAGGCGATGCGCACCGATACCTTCATTCCGCTCGGCGGCGGTGAAGAGACCGATCTGCGTTACGGCCTGCCGAGGGCCGAAATGTTTTCACCGATCAGCACCATCTGCGTGCGCAGCTGCGACGGTGGCTTCTTCCCGATCAGCTCAAATACCACTTCGGTGGATTTCGGCCGCGATGCCCAGACCTGCGCCAAGATGTGCCCCGGCATTGAAACCGAGCTCTTCTATCGCGACGTGACCAGCACCGACTCCTCGAACATGATCTCGGTCGCAACGGGCGCGCCCTATAGCGCCATGAAGAACGCTTTTGTCTACAAGAACCGCGCGCCTGGCGAGAAAAATTCCTGCGCCTGCAATCTCACCGCCTATTACGAGGAGATGCGCGGCAAGCAGGCCCTGAGCGAACCGCCGGAGCAGGGCTCGATAACGACGGTCCGCACTAAACCGCCGACGAAAGATACAGCGGCAGCATCAGCCCCGCCGCAGCCATCCGTTGCCGAACGTCCCTACGACCCCACGCAGAACAAGGTTCGTCAGGTCGGCCCGCAATTCCTTGCGGGCGACCAGGGCTCGATCGACCTTGCCAATCCGGCGACGCCGGGGCCGCAACCACAGCAGCAGTAATTGCTACGGATCGTTGCGTCCCCATCCGTCGTGGAAAACGAGTTCCTCGAGCGGCAGCCGCTGCCGCCAACCTTTGACCGAAAGTTCCGGTTCGTCATAAAGACGGTCGACAAAGCCGGCGCAGAGCCAGGCGACCACCTCGATATGCTCCGGTATGCCGAGAATTGTTTTCAGGTCGCCTTCGCGAAAGATGCTGACCCAGCCGATGCCGACCCCTTCGGCGCGGGCGGCAAGCCAGAGATTCTGAATGGCGCAAACGGTCGAATAGGAATCCATCCGCGGATTGTGCGTCCGCCCCAGCACGACGCTGCCGCCGCGGGTGGGATCGCATGTCACGCATATGCCGAGCGGCGCCTCGACGATGCCTTCCAGCTTCAGGGAGCGATAGGTCTGCCGGCGTTCGCCCTCGAACATCAGTGCCGCCTCCTCATTCGCATTCGCAAAGGCATCCCTTACGCGTGCTCGCACGGCTTCGCTTTTCACCAGGACGAAATTCCACGGCTGCATGAAGCCGACCGAGGGCGCATGATGGGCGGCAGTCAAGAGCCGTGCCACGACATCGTCGGGCAAGGGATCGGGCAGGAACTGGCTGCGCACGTCACGCCGCGTCATGATCGCGTGATACACGGCTTCGCGCTCGGCCGGCGAAAAACCGGACACCGCCGAAAGGGCATCCGCATCAAAGGGTCGCATCGTCAAATCCCCAACAACGCAACCGCCCGCCGTCCGCGCGGGTTGGGTCTATCGCGCCAGGCCGGTCTTCTGACTTGGCTTCATCCATCTGCCGCAGCCTTCCCGGCAAAGCCAGTGGCGTGATGAAGCGGCAGACGTCGGCCTTACAGCGTTGGGCACGTTCCGGCCTTGCACCGGATTCCCGATTCTCCCGCCTCGAGGGCGGGCACCTGACGGCGGATCTATTTCAGGAAATCGGAACGGAGGCAAGCGTCGGCACGTCAGCCTCAAAGAGGCGAACCCGTGATTTCGCCTCGCAGATTTTGCGTGACAATGAGCGGCCGCGACGCTACATACGCGCAATGTCGACGACTTCAGCCTACGCCTCCTCGCGATTTTATTCGTACCGCTGCTTCCAGCGGATGCGGGTCTGTGCGTAACTGAATTCAACGCGACGACAACCCGAACAGCCGCTAGTCTACCTGGCGGCTTTTCTGTTCCGCACGGTATGACCAAACAGGAGCCATGCCGTGCCCGACACCATCGATGATCTGCGTATTCTCGAGATCACCCCGCTGACCAGACCCGCCGATATCATCGCTGAAATTCCCCGAACCGCTTCAGTCAGCGAGACGGTGACCAGCAACCGCAATGCCATCCACCAGATTCTCAAGGGTGAAGACGACCGCCTGATCGTCGTCATCGGCCCCTGCTCCATCCACGATCCCGTTGCTGCACGCGAATATGCCGCGCGGCTGGCCGAGCAGCGACAGCGCTTCTCCAGTGATCTGGAAATCGTCATGCGCGTCTATTTCGAAAAGCCCCGCACCACAGTCGGCTGGAAGGGCTTGATGAACGACCCGCATCTCGATGGCAGCTACCGTATCGAGGAAGGGCTGAGAATTGCCAGGCGCCTGCTGCTCGACGTCAACGCGATGGGCCTTCCGGCGGGTGTCGAATTCCTCGAGACGATCACACCGCAATACATTGCCGATCTCGTCAGCTGGGGTGCGATCGGCGCCCGCACGACCGAGAGCCAGATCCATCGCCAGCTCGCCTCCGGCCTCTCCTGCCCGATCGGCTTCAAGAACGGCACCGACGGCGGCGCTCGCGTCGCGATCGACGCGATCCTGGCCGCTTCGCAGCCGCACCACTTCCCGGCCGTCACCAAGGACGGACAGGCGGCAATCGCTTCGACGAAGGGGAATGAAGACTGCCACATCATTCTGCGAGGCGGCAAGCGGCCGAATTATGAGGCGGCCGATGTCGGAGCCGTCACAGCGGAATGCCTGAAAGTCGGGGTCACCCCGCGCATCCTTATCGACGCCAGCCATGCCAACAGCGGCAAAGATCCGATGAACCAGCCACGGGTTGTCAAGGACGTCGCCGGACAGATCTCCGCGGGCAATCACCACATCAAGGGCATGATGATCGAAAGCAACCTCGTTGCCGGCCGCCAGGATCTCGTTCCCGGCAAGCCGCTGGTCTACGGCCAGTCCATCACCGATGGCTGCATTGACTGGGATATGTCGGTGAGTGTGCTGGAAGATCTGGCGGACGCCGCTCGCAGGCGGCGCCGAGCGGCAGCGGCTTAAGCCGCCGGAAAATACCTGACATAAGCAAACTCGTCACCATCAGGAGACCAGCAGGGCACGTTGATCGTGCCCTGCCCGCCGAAAAGCTCGAACAGCGTCTTCAGGTTGCCGCCGTCCATATCCATCAGCCGCAGCCGCACGTCGAGATCGCGCGGATGGTCGAAGACCGAAGGATCGTAGGACAGGATCAGCACCTTGTCGTTTTTGGGCGATGGATGGGGAAACCAGTTCCCCTGATTGTCCGACGTCACCTGTTCGAGGCCTGTGCCATCCGGATGGATGCGCCAGATCTGCATCAGCCCGGTGCGGCTGGAATTGAAATAGATCCATTGGCCGTCGGCGGAATAATCCGGCCCGTCGTTGCGGCCTTCGCCATGCGTCAGCCGCGTCTCGACGCCGCCGTCGACTGAGATCGTACAAATGTCGAAAAGATCGTCGCGAATGCCGCAATAGGCGAGCTGGCGGCCATCCGGTGACCAGCCATGCCAATAGGACGGCTGGTTTTGCGTGATGAGCCGCGGCGTGCCGCCTTCGACCGGCAGGATGTAGATCGTCGACTTGCCGAATTCCGTCTTGTCCGAGATGACGATCTCAGTGCCATCAGGCGAAATGCCGTGATCATTGTTGCAATTGACGGCAAAGCCCGTATCGACCTTCACCACCTCGCCGCCATCGAGCGGCAGCCGGAAGAGCAGCCCGTCGCCGTTCAGCAGGAGATAGGAGCCATCGGCTGAGAAATTCGGCGCTTCCACCAGCCTGTCCGTCTGCCAGACCTCGCGAGCCCTGCCCGTCCCGACATTGTAGATCTCGACCGAGCTGCGCATGTTGCCCCCCTGATATGTCGCTTGCGTCAGCGATCCCGATTGCGTCAGCGATCACGATCACGTCAGCGATCCCGGAACCGGTTGGTGATCGGGTAGCGTCGGTCGCGGCCGAAGTTCTTCTTCGTGATCTTAACGCCCGGCGCCGATTGCCGGCGCTTATATTCGGCAAGATAGAGCAGGTGCTCGACGCGGTGGACGGTGGCGACGTCATGGCCGCGCGCGACGATCTCCTCGACCGCCATTTCCTTCTCCACCAGGCATTCGAGAATATCGTCGAGGACGGGATAGGGCGGCAGCGAATCCTGGTCCTTCTGGTCCGGGCGAAGCTCGGCTGAGGGTGCCTTGTCGATGATATTCTGCGGGATCACCTCGCCCGACGGCCCGAGCGCAGTCGGCGGCACATTCTCGTTGCGCCAGCGCGCCAGCGCATAGACCTGCATCTTGTAAAGATCCTTGATCGGATTGAAGCCGCCATTCATGTCGCCATAGAGCGTGGCGTAACCGACCGACATTTCCGACTTGTTGCCCGTCGTCACCACCATCGCGCCGAACTTGTTGGAAATCGCCATCAGGATGACGCCGCGCGCGCGGCTCTGCAAATTCTCCTCGGTGATTCCGCTCTCAGTTCCCTCGAAGAGGTTGGACAGCGCGCTGCTGAAGCCGGTTACTGGCTGCTCGATCGGTACGATGTCATAGCGGCAGCCGAGCGCCTTGGCACAGTCGGCTGCATCCTTCAGTGAATCTTCCGAGGTGTAACGATAGGGCAGCATCACCGTTCGCACCCGCTCCTCTCCGAGAGCATCGACCGCGATCGCTGTGCAGATCGCCGAATCGATGCCGCCGGAAAGGCCGAGAACGACGGTTTTGAAACCGTTTTTGTTGACGTAGTCGCGGAAGCCGAGCAGGCAGGCGCGATAATCGGCCTCCTCGCCCTCGGGAATACGCGCCATCGGCCCTTCGGCGCAGCGCCAGCCGGCTTCCCCACGTTTCCACGTCGTCACAGCAAGTGCCGTCTCGAACTGGCTCATCTGGAAGGCGAGCGATTTGTCGGCATTGAAGGCGAAGCTCGCCCCGTCGAACACGAGCTCGTCCTGCCCTCCGAGCTGGGCGGCATAGATCAGCGGCAGGCCGGTCTCGATCACCTGCTTCAGTACCACCTGGTGACGGATATCGACCTTGCCGCGATAATAGGGAGACCCGTTCGGGGACAGCAGGATCTCCGCCCCGCTTTCGGCCAGCGTCTCGCAAACGCCGAGATCACCCCAGATATCTTCGCAGATCGGAATGCCGAGCCGCACGCCGCGGAAATTCACCGGCCCCGGCATGGCCCCCTGCACGAAGACCCGCTTCTCGTCGAACTCGCCGTAATTCGGCAGATCGACCTTGTCGCGCACCGCGACGACCTTGCCGCCGTCAAGCACGGCGACGGAATTATAGCGTCCGGTCTGGT
It includes:
- a CDS encoding ribonuclease H; translation: MAGICKELSSPITTAPTAQHGLHVFVDGCYDPGSGHGGWAFVAYRDSVEIASSFGGVRDSANNSMELTAVLQAVMWINSEATGEAATIWSDSIYAVKGCNDRRHIWKNNGWKKNNPNGNARSRAIANAELWKAVDLQLSRNALVTIAWCKGHSGISGNERADELADGGRLSIRGA
- a CDS encoding GntR family transcriptional regulator codes for the protein MNSLESGATAQAQEPQTSDVTELILQDILAGRLPPGTWLKQIDLERRYNCTRPEVRRALDRLVQKRLVEHVPNRGYHVHEQDGRRAREVSDIRVILEVAVSDRIVANASEADIAKLRVLASRFDDLVLNGTTLELYEANLAFHRHLLALAGNQELVELITEIRQRTSSAPVSQWRTRARIEQSGREHQQMVDAIERRDTDGLMELTRRHILQA
- a CDS encoding TolB family protein, encoding MRSSVEIYNVGTGRAREVWQTDRLVEAPNFSADGSYLLLNGDGLLFRLPLDGGEVVKVDTGFAVNCNNDHGISPDGTEIVISDKTEFGKSTIYILPVEGGTPRLITQNQPSYWHGWSPDGRQLAYCGIRDDLFDICTISVDGGVETRLTHGEGRNDGPDYSADGQWIYFNSSRTGLMQIWRIHPDGTGLEQVTSDNQGNWFPHPSPKNDKVLILSYDPSVFDHPRDLDVRLRLMDMDGGNLKTLFELFGGQGTINVPCWSPDGDEFAYVRYFPAA
- a CDS encoding 3-deoxy-7-phosphoheptulonate synthase, whose product is MPDTIDDLRILEITPLTRPADIIAEIPRTASVSETVTSNRNAIHQILKGEDDRLIVVIGPCSIHDPVAAREYAARLAEQRQRFSSDLEIVMRVYFEKPRTTVGWKGLMNDPHLDGSYRIEEGLRIARRLLLDVNAMGLPAGVEFLETITPQYIADLVSWGAIGARTTESQIHRQLASGLSCPIGFKNGTDGGARVAIDAILAASQPHHFPAVTKDGQAAIASTKGNEDCHIILRGGKRPNYEAADVGAVTAECLKVGVTPRILIDASHANSGKDPMNQPRVVKDVAGQISAGNHHIKGMMIESNLVAGRQDLVPGKPLVYGQSITDGCIDWDMSVSVLEDLADAARRRRRAAAA
- a CDS encoding M20 family metallopeptidase; protein product: MQNSDAVWEIVERKRAAFFELSDRIWDIPETNYLEHQSAEEHARMLEREGFRVERGIAGLPTAVMGEAGEGGPVIAILGEFDALPGLSQEAGIAEQRPLVDGGNGHGCGHNMLGAGSMLAAAAIKDFLAGSGLMGRVRYYGCPAEEGGSSKGFMVRAGVFDDVDIAISWHPAAFAGVNNPISLACNEINFHFSGRASHASATPHLGRSALDAVELMNVGVNYMREHMPSTARIHYAITDAGGGAPNVVQARATVRYLVRARTLPELLSLVARVKKVAEGAALMTETTVRSEIVSGDANLVGNTPLEECMFAHLQRLGPPVFDDADRETARKFQQTFNAEDIAASYGRFGLKPNDDQPLCEEIFPLNAGDGTLVGSTDVGTVSWVVPTVQMRGATYAVGTPGHSWQLVAQGKLPAAHKGTEHAAKVMASTAADLIGNPALIEAAKADHRARLERTPFVNPIPDDVKPPLPEKADA
- a CDS encoding DUF2865 domain-containing protein, yielding MKRRNLSLALMLALASPAAAQTSAICNDLRGRLADLPRSIGSNNGPEARQYANAMAEQNLELRKVRNDLRNNGCTSGSMVVIGSDNADFCAELSDAEARMIDNIRYLQERRDELRNQGDGTDDARRELTAALERNGCNSDNFYAPTERSADDPAPSVEEQAMRTDTFIPLGGGEETDLRYGLPRAEMFSPISTICVRSCDGGFFPISSNTTSVDFGRDAQTCAKMCPGIETELFYRDVTSTDSSNMISVATGAPYSAMKNAFVYKNRAPGEKNSCACNLTAYYEEMRGKQALSEPPEQGSITTVRTKPPTKDTAAASAPPQPSVAERPYDPTQNKVRQVGPQFLAGDQGSIDLANPATPGPQPQQQ
- the bluB gene encoding 5,6-dimethylbenzimidazole synthase; this encodes MRPFDADALSAVSGFSPAEREAVYHAIMTRRDVRSQFLPDPLPDDVVARLLTAAHHAPSVGFMQPWNFVLVKSEAVRARVRDAFANANEEAALMFEGERRQTYRSLKLEGIVEAPLGICVTCDPTRGGSVVLGRTHNPRMDSYSTVCAIQNLWLAARAEGVGIGWVSIFREGDLKTILGIPEHIEVVAWLCAGFVDRLYDEPELSVKGWRQRLPLEELVFHDGWGRNDP